The proteins below are encoded in one region of Brevundimonas fontaquae:
- the erpA gene encoding iron-sulfur cluster insertion protein ErpA, with the protein MVLAASAAKRLAKLGAAEGKTLMLRVAVDGGGCSGFQYRFELVETAEDDDLRIQADGQTALIDPVSVPFLKNSEIAYVDELAGAQFVVRNPNAASSCGCGVSFSI; encoded by the coding sequence ATCGTCCTGGCCGCCAGCGCCGCCAAGCGCCTGGCCAAGCTGGGCGCGGCCGAGGGCAAGACCCTGATGCTGCGCGTCGCGGTGGACGGCGGCGGCTGCTCGGGCTTTCAATATCGGTTCGAGCTGGTCGAGACGGCCGAGGACGACGATCTGCGCATCCAGGCCGACGGCCAGACCGCCTTGATCGACCCCGTCTCGGTTCCCTTCCTTAAGAATTCCGAGATCGCCTATGTCGATGAACTGGCCGGCGCCCAGTTCGTGGTCAGGAACCCGAACGCCGCCTCCAGCTGCGGCTGCGGCGTCAGCTTCTCGATCTGA